The Vicugna pacos chromosome 5, VicPac4, whole genome shotgun sequence genome includes the window AGAAGAAGGCCCCGGAGCCCTCCACCAGCGCGCCGTGGGGCACGGCCGTGCGCAGGGCCGTGCTGCAGTGCAGGTCCATGAGGTTCTGCAGAACGTGCATGTCACTGAGCTCCCAGGCCCAGAAGAGCCGTGTCAGTGCGCCGGCCGCCTGCATGCCCAGCGCCTGGGCCGCCAGCTTCAGTAGCGTGCTGGGCAGAGAGGCCTCAGCCAGGAGGAACTCCTGCAGGGACACGGTGGGATTGGCCGAGGCCCCGTCCAGGGTGGCCCCGTGCCCCAGGAGGAGCAGGAAGAGCAGGGTCAGCAGCAGATCAGGGCCGAAGCCCCCCGCCCAGGGGCCGATCTCCACCAACACGCGCATCTCCAAGCAGCAGGCCCCCAGCTGGGCCGCACCCGCTGCCTCCCGGGCAAAGTGGTCATAGGCGCCCCTGGGGAGCAGGGCCTTGGACGCCCTCCTGGCCGCCTGGCAGAGGGCGAAGGTAGCAAAGAAGAAGGAGAGGGACACGTTCAGACCAGCCATCGCCCAGAGGTTCCTGGGAGCCGGGCTGAGCCGGGAGCTGAGCTGACGTGTCGGGGGCTGGCCGGCGGCCCCAAGGGCGGCGAGCTGTGGGAGAGTCCACCTGGGCCGCCTGCCACCGTGGGAGCGCCACACCTGTGCCCTGActgccagccccacccctgcgGCCCAGGAGCCCGACTGGGTGGCGCCTCCCCGATCAGATGGCATTTAACATGGGGGCTTGACAGCCAAGCCTCCGTTCGTCCCACCAGAGACAGTCTTGCTGTGCAGGTGGGCCGAGTCACCTGACGCCTCGTCTCCACCCCTGGCAGGTCCTCTTGTCTGAGTTTCCCTCCCAGCGTCCGTCCCTCCCCTGATCTTTGGAAGCTGAGAGTATGTCTCGAAGTCGGGGAGGGTGTCCTACGATTTTGTTCTCTCCAGTACTGTGCTGGCCCTTCTGTCTCTGGCTGGGGCGTACACATTTCAGACTCAGTTTGTCAGCATCAGACTAGCGTCCTGGCAGTTTGACTGGGGACAGCTTGAGTCTGTAGATCCAACCAGGAAACCTCACATCGTCCAGCAGTGAGTCTGCAGTCGGTGACCGCGGACTGCCTCCCCATTTACTCACCTCTTTGATTCCGTGCATCGGAATCTTGTAGTTTTCTAATAAACATATTCTGCTTGATTTTTACCtacacttttacttctctccttTTCTGGGGAGACGTTACTATaaatggtgtttttaaaatttcaggttCCAGCTGTTCATCGCGGGTGTGCAGGGAAGCCATCAACGTCCGTGTGTGGACTTCATGTCCTGTGACCTTGCTATAATCACTTTCTAGTtccagaaaggattttttttcttttttttccagattttcttcATAGACAGTCTTGCCATCTGCAAAcacagtttcatttctttcttcccagtCCGTGTACCTAGTACTTCCTTTTCTTGTCCCGTTGCACTTGGAATTCCCAGCATGGTTTGGACGGGGCTGGT containing:
- the LOC102532375 gene encoding putative aquaporin-12B, whose protein sequence is MPSDRGGATQSGSWAAGVGLAVRAQVWRSHGGRRPRWTLPQLAALGAAGQPPTRQLSSRLSPAPRNLWAMAGLNVSLSFFFATFALCQAARRASKALLPRGAYDHFAREAAGAAQLGACCLEMRVLVEIGPWAGGFGPDLLLTLLFLLLLGHGATLDGASANPTVSLQEFLLAEASLPSTLLKLAAQALGMQAAGALTRLFWAWELSDMHVLQNLMDLHCSTALRTAVPHGALVEGSGAFFFHLTFLHLRNTLPVCRVPAVALLVTVMACAAGPLTSAFFNPTLAASVTFHCSGHTLVQYAQVYWLGPLTGMVLAVLLHHGRLPRLFQRNLFYSQKNKYRIPRAKPAQGPGDTERPAEGCRGQGLGRRRVGGSRQAPAGPGGSL